A portion of the Punica granatum isolate Tunisia-2019 chromosome 7, ASM765513v2, whole genome shotgun sequence genome contains these proteins:
- the LOC116214029 gene encoding 9-cis-epoxycarotenoid dioxygenase NCED2, chloroplastic-like has product MGKSLMAPNSCSWARSSSPFSASSSSSYHVDLGYRSHTHTKKCKSIQSALQQSAASVLQFPKQRVITKEPTPAPGPSPDHEKATSSHVLPRWNFLQRAASAALHTAESLLVSYELRHPLPKTADPGVQTSGNFAPVPEQPACQNLPVTGTIPESINGVYLRNGANPLFKPVAGHHLFDGDGMVHAVKVSDGGASYSCRFTETHRLVQERKLGRPVFPKVIGELHGHSGIARLLLFYARGFFGLLDPKHGIGVANAGLVYFSNRLLAMSEDDLPYQVRVGPTGDLETVGRFDFNGQLGNNSTMIAHPKVDPVSKELFALSYDVIQRPYLKYFRFYPDGVKSPDVEIPLPVPTMMHDFAITENFVIIPDQQVVFKLQEMIRGGSPVIYDKGKKSRFGILPKDAKSGSEIMWVESPDTFCFHLWNAWEEPETDEVVVIGSCMTPPDSIFNECDESLKSVLSEIRLNLQTGKSTRRPIMGPSDQVNLEAGMVNRNLLGRKTQFAYLAIAEHWPKVSGFAKVDLGTGEVRKYFYGDGRFGGEPFFLPNSSSNHEDSGHILAFVHDEKAWRSELQIMNASTLELEASIKLPSRVPYGFHGTFIDSRDLANQA; this is encoded by the coding sequence ATGGGCAAATCGTTAATGGCACCCAACTCTTGTAGTTGGGCCAGAAGCAGTAGTCCTttctctgcttcttcttcttcgtcttaTCATGTTGATTTGGGGTACAGAAGCCATACCCATACAAAGAAATGCAAATCAATACAGAGCGCCTTACAGCAATCAGCTGCCTCTGTCCTTCAATTCCCTAAACAGCGTGTGATCACAAAGGAACCCACCCCCGCACCCGGCCCCAGCCCGGACCATGAGAAGGCTACTTCATCCCACGTCCTCCCTCGGTGGAACTTCCTCCAGAGGGCAGCCTCTGCTGCACTCCACACAGCCGAGAGCCTCCTCGTGTCGTACGAGCTCCGTCACCCACTCCCCAAGACTGCCGACCCTGGGGTCCAGACTTCCGGGAACTTCGCCCCAGTCCCGGAGCAGCCCGCCTGTCAGAACCTCCCTGTAACCGGGACGATCCCGGAGTCTATCAATGGGGTCTACCTCAGGAATGGGGCGAACCCGCTGTTCAAGCCGGTGGCGGGTCACCACTTGTTCGATGGAGACGGAATGGTCCATGCGGTGAAGGTTTCGGACGGGGGCGCCAGCTACTCCTGCCGGTTCACTGAGACCCATAGGCTGGTCCAGGAGCGGAAATTGGGACGGCCTGTGTTCCCCAAGGTCATTGGGGAGCTGCATGGCCACTCGGGTATTGCCCGATTGCTCCTCTTCTACGCCCGGGGATTCTTCGGGCTACTTGACCCGAAACACGGGATCGGGGTGGCTAACGCCGGCCTTGTATACTTCAGCAACAGGCTACTTGCCATGTCCGAGGATGATCTCCCCTACCAAGTACGGGTTGGGCCCACTGGGGACCTTGAGACAGTAGGCCGGTTCGACTTTAATGGGCAGCTTGGTAACAATTCCACCATGATCGCCCACCCGAAGGTGGATCCCGTCTCGAAGGAGCTGTTTGCTCTAAGCTATGACGTCATTCAGCGGCCCTACCTCAAGTACTTCCGATTCTACCCCGATGGGGTGAAATCGCCAGACGTCGAAATCCCACTGCCAGTCCCGACAATGATGCATGATTTTGCAATCACGGAGAATTTCGTGATAATCCCCGACCAGCAGGTCGTGTTCAAGCTCCAAGAAATGATCCGTGGCGGTTCACCCGTGATTTACGACAAGGGGAAGAAGTCGCGGTTCGGGATTCTACCCAAAGATGCCAAAAGTGGTTCAGAAATCATGTGGGTCGAGTCCCCGGACACATTCTGCTTCCACCTATGGAACGCTTGGGAGGAGCCCGAGACGGATGAGGTGGTCGTGATCGGGTCGTGCATGACCCCGCCCGACTCAATCTTCAATGAGTGTGACGAGAGTCTGAAGAGCGTCCTATCAGAGATCAGGCTGAATCTACAGACAGGCAAATCGACCCGCCGACCCATCATGGGCCCATCTGATCAGGTAAACCTGGAGGCAGGGATGGTGAACCGGAACCTCCTGGGACGGAAGACACAGTTCGCCTACCTCGCGATTGCGGAGCACTGGCCCAAGGTATCAGGATTCGCAAAGGTCGATCTCGGAACCGGTGAAGTCAGGAAATACTTCTACGGGGATGGGAGATTCGGAGGTGAGCCATTCTTTCTTCCTAATTCGTCCAGCAATCACGAAGACAGCGGGCACATACTCGCGTTCGTTCATGACGAGAAGGCATGGAGGTCGGAGCTCCAGATCATGAATGCGTCCACCCTGGAGCTCGAGGCGTCAATCAAGCTGCCCAGCCGGGTACCATATGGGTTCCACGGAACGTTTATCGACTCCAGAGACTTGGCGAATCAAGCATAA